The window TTCCATTTTTCTTATACTATTTTCTCGGATAATAAAATAATCGGTTAACTCTTAATTAACTTGATTATAACAATAATGCTACTGTAAGGCTATCTTAGCACGGATGAAGGTGAAAATAATGAACAAAGAAGTTGAGATAAAGATTACCAGTGAAATTCATCAAGAAGATGATTCAGCAGTTTTTGAAAGAGAAGGCTTGGGAAGCCTCGAAAAAATTGGTAATAATTGGCGATTAAAGTATAACGAAAAAAATAAGGCAGGCGACGTTGAGGTTAAACTATTAATTAAGCCCAATGAATTAGTAATGCAACGAGGAGATATTAAAGGCGATCATACATTAATGAAATTTGAACCAGGAGAGAAACAAGAATGCAAAGTTATGGCTGCTGGTAAGCAAATGGATTTAGTATCTTTGACCAATAAATTAGATTTTTCAAAAATTTCTCCCGGAAAGATGCAACTTAAAGTTGAATATGATCTCTTTTCTGGTCTATACTTAGTAGGTAACTATGCAATAAAGATTGAAGTAACAGATCTTTAGCAAATTTAGATAAATTGATTACGTGAAAGGACGTGCCACTGTGGGGTTAGATGATTTTAAAGGCCAAAATAAAGACGAATTGTCAATGATCGAAGTTGCTCGTGCAATTTTACAAGATAGCGGCAAGCGAATGGCCTTTGCTGATATCGTTAACGCCGTCCAGAACTTTCTGGGTAAGAGTGACGAAGAAATTCGTGAGCGTTTGCCACAATTTTACACTGATATGAACACTGATGGTGAATTCATTTCAATGGGTGATAATGTTTGGGCATTGCGTTCTTGGTTCCCATATGAATCTGTTGATGAAGAAGTAAACCATCCAGAAGATGAAGATGATGTGCCACGTAAGAAGCACCACAAGAAGGTTAACGCCTTTATTGGTGATTCTGACGATGACGACATTATTGACTACGATTCAGATGATCCAGAAGATGAAGATTTGGACGTTGATGACGACGACAATAATGAAGATGATTACTCAGATGATGATCTTGACGATGCTGACGACAATGAATTAGATGATGGTATCGAAGGACAATTATCAGAACTTCACCAAGATGATCTTGATGATGATGACGATTAAAGTACTTGACGGGAAGAGAATTTCCCTTTAGTATTTTGTATGGGCACTCTATGTGCATTTAAGCTCCCATGAACTTGGGAGCTTTTTTTGATTTTAACGAAGAATAAAAGAAAAGAGAGGAAGCACGGCATGACAAAGTATATTTTTGTAACTGGTGGGGTTGTTTCATCATTAGGTAAAGGTATTTCAGCCTCAAGTTTAGGACGTTTACTTAAGAATCGTGGCTTAAAGGTTACCATGCAAAAGTTCGATCCTTACATTAACATTGACCCAGGTACAATGAATCCATATCAACACGGTGAAGTTTATGTTACTGATGATGGTACGGAAGCTGACCTTGATTTAGGTCACTACGAAAGAATTGTTGATGTTAGAACAAGTAAATATTCTAACGTGACTACAGGTAAGATTTACCAAGAAGTACTTGATAAAGAACGTCGCGGTGACTATCATGGTGCAACTGTTCAAGTGATTCCACATATCACTGATATGATTAAGAAAAAGATCATGCGTGCTGCCTTGACGACTGATTCAGATGTAATTATTTCTGAAATTGGTGGTACAGTAGGTGATATTGAATCAACTCCATTTATGGAAGCAATTCGTCAAATGCGTCGTGAAGTTGGTGAAGAAAATGTAATGTACATCCACTGTACTTTAGTACCTTATCTTCATGCAGCTCATGAAATGAAGACTAAGCCAACGCAACATTCAGTTGCTGAACTTAGAAGCATTGGTATTCAACCTAATATGCTTGTTTTAAGAGCAGAAAAACCAGTACCTCAAGATTTAAAGAATAAGATTTCAACTTTTACTGATGTTCCAGTAGATCGAATTATTGAGTCTATTGATGCTCCTTCACTTTTTGATTTACCACTTGCCTTTCAAGCACAAGGGATGGACCAAAAGGTCTGTGATTTCTTACACTTAGAAAGTCCAAAGCCAGAAGCAGATATGGAAGCTTGGAAGAAGCTTGATGAGCGTGCAAAGAATTTGAAGCACGAAACTACTATTACTTTAGTAGGTAAGTATGTAGAGCTTGAAGATGCATACATTTCAGTTACTGATGCATTACAACACGCAGGCTACTTATACGATACCAAGATTAAAGTTAATAAAGTTCAAGCAGAAGATATCACTGAAGATAATATTGCTGAAATCATGAAAGGCTCGGACGGCTTAATTGTACCTGGTGGTTTTGGTACACGTGGTCTTGAAGGAATGATTACTTCAATTAAGTACGCTCGTGAACATGACATTCCTTTCTTAGGTATTTGTTTAGGTATGCAAATGGCAAGTGTCGAATTTGCTAGAGATGTACTTGGATTAAAAGATGCAAATAGTGCAGAAGCTGATCCAGAAACTAAGAATAATATCATTGATATCATGGCTGACAAGCGTGACGAAGAAAATATCGGTGGTACTCTTCGTTTAGGTTTATACCCAGCAACCTTAAAGAAGGGTACTAAGACTCGTGCAGCTTACGATGATCAAGATGTTATTCAAGAGAGACACCGTCACCGTTACGAATTTAACAATGATTATCGTGAAGCCTTTGAAAAGGCTGGCATGGTCTTCTCCGGCGTTTCTCCAGATAACCACTTAGTAGAAATTATTGAAATTCCAGATAAGAAGTTCTTCATTGCAGCTCAATATCATCCAGAATTTTTAAGTCGTCCGCAAAGACCAGAAGGTTTATTCAAGGCCTTTATTGGTGCAGCTAGTGGTCTTCCAGCACAACATTTTAATTAGGCTTTTCAAAAATTAAATTTCGGTAACAAGAGGGCCATAATATACGGGTTCTCTTGTTTTTTTTGCGTTTTTCATTTAATATATTTTGTGATACATTTGGGTATTACAAATAGAGAAAAGGATTGTTTCCCCAATGAAACAGATGATTATTCATGGTGGAAAGCCCCTGAAGGGCGACGTATGGATTGGCGGTGCTAAGAATTCTACTGTAGCACTGATTCCAGCGTCAATACTTTCGCGGACTCCTGTTACCCTAGAAGGGGTTCCGCGGATTGCTGATGTAGATAATTTGATGGATCTGCTTAGTGAAATGGATGTGAAGTGTGATTTTCATGAGACGACTTTACGGATAAATCCTGATGACATTAAGCGTAGTCCCCTTCCAGCAGGTAAAATTAAGAGTTTAAGAGCTTCTTACTACTTTATGGGTGCATTATTAGGGCGTTTTGGTAAAGCTGTGGTGGGCTTTCCAGGCGGTGATGATATTGGCCCTCGTCCTATTGATCAACACATTAAGGGTTTTGAGGCATTAGGCGCAACTGTTGAAAATGAGAACGATCAGATTATTATCACAGCGCCTAAGACTGGGCTTCGTGGTGCAAAAATTCATTTAAAGATGCCGTCTGTCGGCGCAACAATGAATATAATTATGGCTAGTGTGATGGCTAAAGGACAAACTATTATTGAAAATGCGGCTAAAGAACCAGAAATTATTGATTTAGCGACATTTTTAAATAATATGGGAGCCGTTATTCGTGGTGCTGGTACTGATGTAATTAGAATTGAAGGAGTAGAAGAGTTGAAGGCTCAAACTCCGCATACAATTATCCCTGATCGAATTGAAGCTGGAACTTATGTGGCTTTAGCTGCATGCATTGGTGACGGAATTAGAATTCATAATATTATTGAAGAACACCTTGATTCATACTTAGCGAAAGTAGAAGAAATGGGTGTAGTAATTGATGCTGATGAAGATTCACTTTATGTGTATCCAGCAGGTGACTTAAAGATGGTTCAAGTTAAAACTGACGTCTATCCAGGCTTTGCAACTGACTTGCAGCAACCAATTACCCCACTTCTTTTAACAGCTAAGACTGGTGAAGGTGTAGTAATTGATCGGATCTATCCTAAGCGAGTAGGGCATATTCCTGAACTTCAGAAAATGGGTGCGAATATCCAGGTAGAAGATAATATTATCTTAGTTCATCCAACTCATCATTTGCATGGTGCACATGTCAGCGCCGGTGAAATTAGAGCAGGGGCATGCTTGATGCTGGCTGGTTTAATGGCTGATGGTGAGACTATTATTTCAAACGCAGGTAATATTTTGCGTGGTTATGATAGAATTGAGCAAAAGTTGCGTCAATTAGGTGCAGAAGTATCTGTAATTGATGTTTAAGATTTTTGAATAAAGTAAAAAGGACTTGGAAAAAACTCCAAGTCCTTTTTATGTGGTTTTAAGAATAATTTTTAATTAGTGTTGTACCTCAATTTTTTCTGGTGCAGCAGGGATATGCTGCTCTTCTAACCCAGATTTTCCTTTAAAGAGGAGATTGAGGATAGTAGCACTTAAGCTAGCTACAACAATACCATTTCCAAGGAATAACTGAATAGTTTCAGGTAGAGATTGGAAAACTTGCGGATAAACAGTAACACCTAATCCTAAACCAATTGAAATGGCTACGATTAAGATGTTGCGAGTATCGTCGAAATCAACTCGCTTGAGCATCCGCATTCCTTGGACGGCGATCATAGTGAACATTACTAGCATTGCACCGCCCAAGACAGAATCAGGAATGATAGTTACTAACGCACCAAATTTTGGTAATAAGCCCATTAACATTAAAAATCCAGATGCCCAGTAAATTGGTCGTTTAGTGGTGATGCCTGACAATTCAAGTAAACCAACATTTTGTGAAAAAGTAGTGTATGGGAAAGTGTTGAAGACACCACCAAGAATTTGAGCTAATCCTTCAGCACGGTAGCCCTTCTTGAGATCATCACTTGAAATATCTTTATGTAGCAAGTCACCAATGGCAAAGAAAACACCAGTTGATTCAACCATTGAAACTAGTGCAATGATAATCATGGTTAAGCTAGATGACCACTCAAATTGCGGCATCCCAAAATAAAATGGTTGTGGCAGGTGGAACCAAGAAGCTTGTGCGACTGGGGTTAGTGATACCATTCCTAGCGTGCTTGCAATTAGTGTCCCAGCAATTAAGCCAACTAAAACGGCAATTGA of the Lactobacillus gasseri ATCC 33323 = JCM 1131 genome contains:
- a CDS encoding DUF1934 domain-containing protein, which gives rise to MNKEVEIKITSEIHQEDDSAVFEREGLGSLEKIGNNWRLKYNEKNKAGDVEVKLLIKPNELVMQRGDIKGDHTLMKFEPGEKQECKVMAAGKQMDLVSLTNKLDFSKISPGKMQLKVEYDLFSGLYLVGNYAIKIEVTDL
- the rpoE gene encoding DNA-directed RNA polymerase subunit delta; this encodes MGLDDFKGQNKDELSMIEVARAILQDSGKRMAFADIVNAVQNFLGKSDEEIRERLPQFYTDMNTDGEFISMGDNVWALRSWFPYESVDEEVNHPEDEDDVPRKKHHKKVNAFIGDSDDDDIIDYDSDDPEDEDLDVDDDDNNEDDYSDDDLDDADDNELDDGIEGQLSELHQDDLDDDDD
- a CDS encoding CTP synthase, whose protein sequence is MTKYIFVTGGVVSSLGKGISASSLGRLLKNRGLKVTMQKFDPYINIDPGTMNPYQHGEVYVTDDGTEADLDLGHYERIVDVRTSKYSNVTTGKIYQEVLDKERRGDYHGATVQVIPHITDMIKKKIMRAALTTDSDVIISEIGGTVGDIESTPFMEAIRQMRREVGEENVMYIHCTLVPYLHAAHEMKTKPTQHSVAELRSIGIQPNMLVLRAEKPVPQDLKNKISTFTDVPVDRIIESIDAPSLFDLPLAFQAQGMDQKVCDFLHLESPKPEADMEAWKKLDERAKNLKHETTITLVGKYVELEDAYISVTDALQHAGYLYDTKIKVNKVQAEDITEDNIAEIMKGSDGLIVPGGFGTRGLEGMITSIKYAREHDIPFLGICLGMQMASVEFARDVLGLKDANSAEADPETKNNIIDIMADKRDEENIGGTLRLGLYPATLKKGTKTRAAYDDQDVIQERHRHRYEFNNDYREAFEKAGMVFSGVSPDNHLVEIIEIPDKKFFIAAQYHPEFLSRPQRPEGLFKAFIGAASGLPAQHFN
- a CDS encoding UDP-N-acetylglucosamine 1-carboxyvinyltransferase, translated to MKQMIIHGGKPLKGDVWIGGAKNSTVALIPASILSRTPVTLEGVPRIADVDNLMDLLSEMDVKCDFHETTLRINPDDIKRSPLPAGKIKSLRASYYFMGALLGRFGKAVVGFPGGDDIGPRPIDQHIKGFEALGATVENENDQIIITAPKTGLRGAKIHLKMPSVGATMNIIMASVMAKGQTIIENAAKEPEIIDLATFLNNMGAVIRGAGTDVIRIEGVEELKAQTPHTIIPDRIEAGTYVALAACIGDGIRIHNIIEEHLDSYLAKVEEMGVVIDADEDSLYVYPAGDLKMVQVKTDVYPGFATDLQQPITPLLLTAKTGEGVVIDRIYPKRVGHIPELQKMGANIQVEDNIILVHPTHHLHGAHVSAGEIRAGACLMLAGLMADGETIISNAGNILRGYDRIEQKLRQLGAEVSVIDV
- a CDS encoding nucleobase:cation symporter-2 family protein, whose protein sequence is MKHMQVNHKKAALLGLQHLLAMYSGAIAVPLLIGTALKFNSTQMTYLVSIDIFMCGLATALQLLRNRYFGIGLPVVLGCAIQAVAPLQMIGKKFTIGTMYGAIIVAGIFVFLVAGYFSKIKKLFPPVVTGSLITVIGLSLIPVSIQNLGGGNSAAKNFGDPKNLLTGFITVAIILALQVWGRGFIKSIAVLVGLIAGTLIASTLGMVSLTPVAQASWFHLPQPFYFGMPQFEWSSSLTMIIIALVSMVESTGVFFAIGDLLHKDISSDDLKKGYRAEGLAQILGGVFNTFPYTTFSQNVGLLELSGITTKRPIYWASGFLMLMGLLPKFGALVTIIPDSVLGGAMLVMFTMIAVQGMRMLKRVDFDDTRNILIVAISIGLGLGVTVYPQVFQSLPETIQLFLGNGIVVASLSATILNLLFKGKSGLEEQHIPAAPEKIEVQH